One Gadus chalcogrammus isolate NIFS_2021 chromosome 7, NIFS_Gcha_1.0, whole genome shotgun sequence genomic window, AACACATCTCATCTGGAATGTGCATTGAAAACATTGTGTATCTACACCTATCAGAAATGTTGTAGAATACGagtagggtagggttagggtaagtcaAGCACAGCAACCAAGCTTTGATATTAAGTATCATTGCATTATTTTTTCTACGATTTCAtcgtttttttggttttataATAGTTATGGTTACTATAGTGTATTATGAACATCAGTTTGTATGTAGACAAATACATGATCAGGGTTCTAATGTCATTGAACTTGAACTGAAcccaaatatttatattatttgaaaGGTATTGTTTTAACAGTACTGTTTGCAAATATTGCAGATTTTTTTGATACATGTTGCACAAAGTTACACATTTGTATCAGTTTAAGGctgccatgttttttttatttgtttctgaGCCCATTCCAAGTTTGACTAGAATACTATTTACAAAGGTAACCTGAAACACAATTAAGGTAAGTTGGAAGTGCATAGCAGAATAACCTAATTATCCTTGAATTATAAAATACTAATTAGATACATGAATTATGAGCAAATAAGCCTCAATGGAATATCTCTGAGTAATtggcctttctctctcctttccactTTTGAGTTGTCTAGGCGTTTCCATCGTGATAAGGGGACGGCACTGTGTCTCTGGGGGGCGACAGAAGGTCTATTTGATCACTGGGTAGGTCAGGGCCAGGTTACTCAGTCATAAATTCACAATACAAACCGTCTCTCAACATCTACCGGTAAGCAGGGTTAAAGATATGCTTCACAGGGGCCGTTTGTCTATGTAAAGCATTATTTCACAAATAGGTTGGACTACATTTggttgtgtttgttagtgtaaGCGTATTTGAAACACGTCAATTTTAAATTTAATGTTGCATTTTTCCTTGTCTCTTTCTTTCAGATCTCCATTCTTAAAACCCATTCTTAAAACCGACCAGATGCCTGAAGTTCAACTATGGCTTTCCTTGGGAATGGCCTGAATGTCTCCGGTCTCATCCATCCCCCAGGTTTCTATTTAATCGCATTTGAGAAGTTCACTTCTATCAATCTTTACttcatctttctgtctctcgttTACATCATCACTGTGCTGTTCAATCTACTACTGATCTATGTGATTGCTTCAAACCGCAATTTACACTCGGCCAAATTCTTGGCCGTTTGCAACCTGGCAGTCATCGACGTGGTGCTGAACTCCTGCACCATCCCTGGCATGATCAAGTCGTTCCTGGTCAAAGACAACTTCCTCACCTTCGACGTGTGCCTGTTGCAGATGTTCACCTACTACGCCTTTGTGTCGCTCGAGTCCTTCGCGTTGGCCGTCCTCGCCTACGACCGCCTGATCGCTATCTGCTTCCCGCTGCGCCAGAACTCTATCAACACGCTGCTCAGCATGTCGTGTGTGGTGGCTCTCACGTGGTCGTACACGATGGGGGCCACGTTGTTCGCCATTGTGATCATCAAAAGACTGTCCTTCTGTAACTCCGTCCGAGTGCTGAGCTACTTCTGCGACTACGCGCCCGTGTTCAGACTGGCGTGCAACGACAATTCGCTGCACTGGTCCGTAGCCAGTTTCCTCAGCATCACCATTTTATTGGGCCCATTCGTCTTCATCCTCCTTTCCTACAGCAGCATCCTGGTCACCGTGTTCAGGATGCAGTCGGTGGCAAGTCGTGGGAAGGCGCTCACCACGTGCGTGGAACACCTCATACTGGTGGCTGTGTTTTATATTCCTGTTTTAACCATTTTCACCATTGGCTTCTACTCCAGCCTGATCGATCCGGACCAGCGGGTGCTGTGTCTGTCGCTGTCCTCCTGCCTCCCGCCGGTCCTCAACCCCATCATTTACTCTTTTAGAACCAAAGAGATCCGGCTCAGGGTGAGAGCGCTGTTCAGACGCGTCCCCGTCACACCGTCTGGGAGGCCTGCAAAGCACTGACTATCTTTAGCAGGGCTAAATTAATCGATGTATGTATAACTGTTATGTTGCCAACCTTAAAACAACCCTTTGTTCCAACATGACTGAATGTCACATTTGAACCAAAGGTTTTCAGGGCCAGTTGATAAGGGGTCTTGCTCATTGAATTAGAATTTTTGAATAATGGGTTACATTTGGTGTACTTTAAATCAGATTTCGTAAAAAGATATTGTTTAAGGCCTTTAATTTGTGTATTACTTCAAATTATCTGATCATGTGGTTTCTTTCCCAACTTAAAgcaattgtttgatttattcattgtttttgtttcatgTAGGTAAATAATGATCGAACTTGACGTACATTCACCCATATTATTAGACTAGTATGTTTTCAAATTATTGTCCATCATTTTGGTCCTTAATACAGCATTAAGTATAGAAGTCCTctgtctttccctttctcttcacacacagaaagacaacaTGTTGTTTTTCCAATCATAATGTCCTAGTCAAATCCTTTGttgaattaaaacaaaaaatgtcctTGGAAATATATCCTGTCGGTTGAAAGTGGGATGTGGATCACTATTACTGACCATTTGTAATATACATCAGTAGTTTTCAgcagtgtacgtgtgtgtttgtgtgcgcgtgtgtgtttgtgtgcgtatgtgtgtgtgtgtgtggtaatagaAGGCCTACATACAGAACAGGGGACTATATAGCCCTAATGTGCATAATGAAAGGTTGAAAAGATAAAAAGAGACAATGATCAGGGGAAACAGTTAATGGATAATagattaaaatatataatatcaaaaCATGTGGTGGTCATTCAGTGCATTGACATTCTTATGACAAGGCAGCTGGtgtgtagagagaggggggctggaGCTGGAGCGGGGGGAGTAGGCCGTAGCAAGAGTCAGGTCTtcagcacacacaaaaacacacacacacacacacacacacacacgcacacacacacacacaaacacacacacacacacacacacacacgcgcacgcacgcacacacacacacacacacacacacacacacacacacacacacgcacgcacgcacacccccgcacgcgcacacacaccacagataaCAAGACTTGGGGgtgttcacacaggcagtttttttttcaggtgtgggtggatgttttacattatattctcatacagggtgtttttgtaaaaacatcCTGGGTGCTTTTAAAAACACCGCTGCCAGCGGGTTTTTTTCACTGCTCTGGGTGGTTTTCAAGTTGGGATAAATTCAACTCGCCAAGAAAAAGCATCCGACGTCAGGCAGTTTTTTGACAGCTGACCAATGAACGAGAACCTACGTCACTAGGAAAAACGTTGGAAATTCAAGAATGGCTACCCAAACGTCTTTCCCGACGGAGCAACTTGTTGTTATTGTCAGTGAACATGTTGAGTTGTATGACATGACCAACAAATTATACCACAACATACATCACAAGGAGAGTATCTGGAGGACGATCGGTGGGATTTTGGGACATAAGTGTAAGTATTCATTTTAATGTTTATCTGCTCACCTAACAAACTATCCAGTtatcaccgttaaacgtgtttctaataacatttctagcgagaaatatactttttacttgcataatctttagtcagtgattttgtctgatctttagttttatagttattaggaataATTTATCGGCTCGATGTCAAAGATGTccggttgctagggacgctgctttcgcacAGCTGAGGGCACAGCTGAGGGCTGTTTATACGGACAACGCAAGCGTTAGTAGCTGCTAGCGAAAGTCTTGGTAGGGCTTAATCCTAGCCTGTTGTTTACTTTTATTCACTGGGGAGGATTGCCGTGACAAATGGAAATACCTTAGAGGCAAGTACggcaaagaaagaaaggaaatgaaggagaggaggagtggatcGGAGGGAGGACATAAGCACAGTTGGAAATATGTAAAAATACTATCTTTCCTGGAGCCTTATGTCCAGGAAAGGCTCACAATTAGTAACTTCGACCAGCCAAGGCAGACAGCAGAGagcattttgaatgcaatgtgtGAAAACAATGAGGTAAGACTAGATGAGATTGAGCTAATGTGCCATGATGAACAGGCCAATTCATAATTGTAGGCTAAATCAAACGAGTGAAGCTTATCAGCTGTATGACTATGTCCTGTGTTTAATCATGTGGATTgcgaaggaaaaaaaaattatgctttgtgtaatgttgtgttttgtCCCGTGTTTCCTTTACCTGACAGACTACATTGGATGACACAATGAGTAGTCAACCTGGGCCTGGCTCTTCAAATGGCAGTTCATCTAGGCCCCCACCTCATTCATCtaggcccccaccctctccatctccacccccACAACCACCTCAACAAGAACAGCAGCAGGAATTCGGGCCCATGAGAGCtcaaagagggaggaagaggcaggCCACTGCAACCATAACCCCCTATCAGCAACAGGTCCTCAGTGCCATTGCTAAAGAGGAGAATGAGCATGAGCGTTTCCTGCTGAGCTTTGCACCCACACTGGCAAGGTTGGAGCCTCGCAAACAGGCATTGCTAAAGTGTAGAATGCAGTCTCTTTTTTATGAAATCGAATTTGGAGAATGAatgaaattattaaattaaattattacaTTTAAACACAACCATCTGCTTTGTACGTCTTTCTTTACATTATATATTCTGAAGGAGATTTAACATTTTATCTTGTTTTATCACTACAATACCCACTTTGATATACATAGGAGCCACACAATTTCTATTgggtataaaaaaatatatttaaacttATTACTTTATCGTTCATGGGTGTGGTACTGCTTCCAAGATTCGGAGAAAACTTCAACTTCACCACATCATCTGGTGTTTGCTGGTGATgaaattagattagattagattagattaggctttattgatccttttgtgatgactccctcaaggaaattgattgtccagtagtttacagaagaaacacaacacaatattaaattatatacaatataagataaacaatacactcttagataactataaaaagtaaaacaaaaagtaaacagtaaacaataattataataataataatataatataataatataagataaacataaactcttaactaactaactataaaaagtaaacaaaaacagtaaacaataaactcttagctaatatagaaagtagagataataatagaagtaaaacaggattcaagtaaaataaaaagataaatgtagagaactgtatagaggattaatataaataaataaatatatataaataaataaatgtaaacataaataaacatatatatatatatatacatacacatgcaatgAATGCATGAAATGGAATAGCTGGAAATTGTACTGCACTGATGTTAATATATTGGTGCAAAAGTGCAaccattttgtgtttgtgcctaGATGTTATCCTGCCAGGGAACTCGTCCAGCTTCAGACATGAAGTACTGAGCAAACTTCTCCCTCACTGCCACAACATCTCTGCCAGCATTGTTGGTGCCAAGGCAAGGTGCGTTCTGGAGACCTTGTGATGGCTCAGCTGTGGATGTTCCAGTAGATGACCTAGCCGGTATTGTAGTGCTGGCATCCCACCTCAGAAAGTTATGGAGCATGCAGGTGGCCTTTACCACGTTCTCTGCCACttctggagagacacacagcaccCGACGGTACACTCTCCATTGGGATGCCAGCATGCCAAACGCACACTCGACCATTCTGCGCACGTGAGAGAGACGGGtgttaaacacttttttttctccagtgTTGTAGCCAGGGTATGGGCGAATGATGTTACGGCGCAAGGGGAAGGCTTCGTCTGCCAGAAACACATGAGGCATCGGGCCAAGATGTTCTGCCCCTGGGAGGATGGAGTCATCCGGGATACCCAATGTGTTCTGCCGTAGGGCAGTACAGaaagcggaggaggagagggttccCCCATCACTGTTTCTTCCATAGGCCCCGATGTCAACAAGCCTGAAACAGTACCTGGCGTCGACTACAGCCAGAAGGACGATGGAAGAAGTGCCTTTGTGATGGTAATAGAGTGTGCCACTGGAGGGAGGAGCCTCAATGACGACGTGTTTCCCATCCATTGCCCCTAGGCAGTTGGGGAAATCCAGCTGTTGGAATCCAGTGGCTATCTTTCTCCACGCTGCTTTGTCCGGAATAGGCAGTTAGGGAAATCCAGCTGTTGGAATCCAGTGGCTATCTTTCTCCACGCTGCTTTGTCCGGAATAGGCATGTAATCTGGCAGGAGGCAATCCCAAATAGCTGTGCAGACCTGATGAACTATGCCTGCCACCGTGCTGGCACCCATCCTGAAGGCGAAAGCGATGGACCGGAATGAATCGCCAGTTGCCAGATACCTGCCCAAAGAGTGATATTTAGTTTAGTCTGAAACAATTGAGCAAGCACGCATACACCTGTTGATCTTGATTGTAGCCGTT contains:
- the LOC130386175 gene encoding olfactory receptor 6N1-like, translating into MAFLGNGLNVSGLIHPPGFYLIAFEKFTSINLYFIFLSLVYIITVLFNLLLIYVIASNRNLHSAKFLAVCNLAVIDVVLNSCTIPGMIKSFLVKDNFLTFDVCLLQMFTYYAFVSLESFALAVLAYDRLIAICFPLRQNSINTLLSMSCVVALTWSYTMGATLFAIVIIKRLSFCNSVRVLSYFCDYAPVFRLACNDNSLHWSVASFLSITILLGPFVFILLSYSSILVTVFRMQSVASRGKALTTCVEHLILVAVFYIPVLTIFTIGFYSSLIDPDQRVLCLSLSSCLPPVLNPIIYSFRTKEIRLRVRALFRRVPVTPSGRPAKH